GTCGGGGATCCTGCCGGAGATCGACACCGCCACCCTGGTCTGGGTCTCGCCGATCCTGCTGGCCGCCGGTGGCGGTCTGGCCGCCATCTCCGCGTACGTCACCCTGCGGCTGTACGTGCGGTTGTAGCGACCGGGGAGCGGGGCGAGGTGCGCTGTGGGCTAATCCGGTGTCCGCCCGGGCCCCGGTCCGCCTACTGTTGACGGCGCCATGAACAAGATCGCCAAGACCCAGAGCAGCAACCGGCCGACCGGCCGGCAGATCATCGCGTCCAATCGCAAGGCCCGGCACGACTACGAGATCCTGGACACCTACGAGGCCGGGATCTCGTTGACCGGCACCGAGGTCAAGTCCTGCCGGGCCGGCCGGGCGACCCTGGTCGACGGCTACGCCACGATCAGCGAGGACGAGGTGTGGCTGCGCGGGGTGCACATCGCCGAGTACGCCGAGGGCACCTGGACCAACCATGCGCCGCGCCGGGCCCGCAAGCTGCTGCTGCACCGCTCCGAGATCCTCAAGCTGACCAGCAAGATGCGCGAGAGCGGAACCGCGTTGATCCCGCTGTCGCTGTACTTCAGCAACGGCCGGGTCAAGGTCGAGCTGGGCCTGGCCCGCGGCAAGCGCGAGTACGACAAGCGGCAGAGCATCGCCAAGCGGGACGCCGACCGGGAGCTGGAGCGTTACGCCGGCCGCCGGGCCAAGGGCCGCGTCTGAAATCGAGCCGCCGCCGGCCCGGCCACCAGGTAGACTGGAGCACGCTGTTCCTCCCCTCGGGGGTGATCGGTTTCGACAGCGTGAGTCGAGTGAGGTGAAGCGGGCCGAGGAAGGCAACGATGATCTCGTTAACCATCCGTTGCAAAAAAATCAAGTGCCGATTCCAAGCGCACTGAGTTCGCCCTCGCCGCCTGAGCGAGTAAGAACTCCGTCAGACCGGGAGTCCTCCGACCCGGAGCCTGACGTCAGCTAGGAGGATCACCGAGAGGCCCGGTCGCGGGGCCTTGAGGGACATCAAACAGCGACTGGGCCCGTCACACCGTGGTGTCCGTGACAGCGGTGGGGTCAAGTAGAGACATAACGGACTGCGCCCGGAGAAGCCCTCGCAAGGCCACGGTGGACGCGGGTTCAATTCCCGCCACCTCCACGTGTGATGCACGTGACGA
This genomic window from Nakamurella multipartita DSM 44233 contains:
- the smpB gene encoding SsrA-binding protein SmpB, yielding MNKIAKTQSSNRPTGRQIIASNRKARHDYEILDTYEAGISLTGTEVKSCRAGRATLVDGYATISEDEVWLRGVHIAEYAEGTWTNHAPRRARKLLLHRSEILKLTSKMRESGTALIPLSLYFSNGRVKVELGLARGKREYDKRQSIAKRDADRELERYAGRRAKGRV